The genomic window cggcCGAACCGCCCCGGTGCAGCGCGGGTTCCGCTCGTGTTCGCCACCTCCACGGACcccaaagccgccgccgagtccgtcgacggcgacatcATAGCCAACAACGCCGCCAGCCTGGACGGCAAGCTCCGAACCCTCGTCGTGGgggtcgcggacgagcggggcgacgagctcctggcGCATCGCAACCGAGATCCGGGCGTGCTCTTCCGCCACCAGCGCTGGGTCGACGCCTACAAGCTCCCCGGTCAGTACATCACCATCACCGACGTGGATAGCGGCAAGCAAATCACCAAGCCCATCAGCGTCTCCCCCTACCACGCCCGCTCCACCGCACCCAACAGCGACGTCTCCGTCATCGAGATCCTGCTCGACTCGGGCTcggacgacggagacgagaatttcttcgccgccgcgcagccgcCCGCTCGGCTCAAGGTGTcgcccgtgcgcggcgggggtttcgAGAACCCCCTCTTCCCCGAGTACAACCTGAAGCGGGCCATCGAGCACGGCCACTCCATCGTGTGCATCGCCGGGGGCACCCGGGGCGTAGGGCCGCTGAGGTCGGTGATGAACTGGCCGGATATCTCGTCCCACGCGGGGACGCACCCGGTGACGCTTTTCTACCTGCACGCGGGCGACATGGAGACCGCGGGCCAGTCGGCCGCGTACGTGCAGGAGTGGGATAACTGGAGGGAGGCTGGCGCCAAGGTTGTGCCGTGCTACGGGGAGTTTTTTGACGACGGCGTGTTCCAGATGCAGGCGGCCATTGCGGGGAGCGCAAACGGCGGGGGCAAGTTCGAGACGGTGCTTGGCAAGGACCCGAGCAAGGTGACCGTGCTCATGGCGGGCGTGAGCGGGGAGGAGTCCAAGGCTGTGCTGAATATCTTCAGCACCCTCCAGAAGGTGCCCAAGGAGCAGATCCTCATCGTGTCCGAGTTTGCGCTCAAGAAGGGCAAGtgaccgcgacggccgccgaaagagagcgccgcgtcgggaaCTGAGGACCCGAACGGGACGGGCCCGCGAGTGTGCCGACCCATACAACCGGGGGACTCGCTCAGTTATATCGAGCTAATGTTACGTCACGAAATCGCTACGTCTGCGTCCCTCTGTTTCCCTCAAACCGCCTCCTCTTTTTTgcctcgtcttcgtccttGTCCGGCTTGTGCCCCCAGGGGCGAGGGTTCAGGTCAAGGTTGTTCCGCCTCGCCCGCTCCTCCAGGTGAGACCCGAACCTCTCCATCATGCTCTGATCGTTGTTTACCCCGAAACGATCGATATAAGGACCGTACAGCGGCCTGGTCAGCTTGAGGATGCAGCAGAACACGACCAACGCCACCAGCGTGATCCTCGCCCGACGGGTGCCTCGATCGTGCGCAGCCCTCTCCTTTGCCGACATGGTCGACCTCGGATCCCCATCGGGGCCGGCGTGCGTAGGGATATTATCGTCCCACGGAGCCCCTCGATCGTCGGATTCATCGTTCTTCCTAGACCCACTCCTCTTCATCGccccttcgcgcgcgcgcccgtgtGCAGAGCTTCGCACCGAAAGAAAGCGCCCCCCCCCTCGAAATCTTGAACCACGTCAGACCGTTTCTTCTGTCGGTCCGCAAGCTTCATCATATCCTAACCACAGCTGCGGCGCACacaacgcgacgcgacgtgaAAACGTTTCTGCTCCCTACACCCGAACCCCGCAGGTCAAGAGCTCCCCTGCGAGACCGAACATCCCGAACGAACCCCACGGAACATCCAAGCCGGCATGTCGAACACGTCGCGACCTCTGGGAAAAACCGCCCCTTTCCTGGGAGTCTTTTTAACAACGCTGATTTTCCTGGCGAGCGGCGcttccgccgcgacgtgcccGACCGACGGGAGCGCATATGACTACTCCGAGACTGTCACCGGTGATACCCGCACCATCACGTACACGGCGTGCCCCAATCACGCGTGGAAGGCCATCAACCCCAACACAGCGCAATACGACGGAACCCAAACTATCAGGGTCCCTGCTTACCCCAAGATTCAGAACGATGGCGTCACAGGCGTCTCGACCACAAGCAAGCGCACCATGGACCTCACAGCaaagggcggcgtcgtcggtatCTTCTTCAGCGCCGCTGCCCTGTACTCCCCGTACGGAGGAGGAAAGTACGGGCAGGTCAAGGGTTTTGACAactccgcgacgaacgccgaAGGTGACACATTCGACTCCTGGTGGGGCCCTCTCCTTTTCCCCTCTCCCTCCAGAAAGTCAATTTCCCGTTCTTGCGactaccttcgaaggtaagACTTAACCGTGTGTCTTGGCATTGACTCTAATCAACGTGGATGCCATTCGAGCCAAGGTTCGAACTCCTACCACTGCCACTCCGCGCCCACCTgcctcctccagcagctcgGCCAGGCGGCTAACGCGCACTCGCCTCAGATTGGCTGGGCAAGCGACGGCTTTCCCCTCTATGGCCCCTACGGCAAGGGCGGGGTCGCGATGAAAACCTGTaccgtcaccggcggcaaGTTTGGCACCGATGTTTGTACtaacgacgacggcggctaCTACGGGGAGCTTGCCGGCGTCGACTCGTACAAGTTCCGCTACTACATCCAGGGTCCTGTATGCAGTGACTCATGCGCCAACCCCATCAAAGACCTCCCCGGAGCCGACTATCACCCGCACAGCCCAACTGGCTTTTATGGCTGTTGCCCAAGCGGGGTCACCTGCTCGCTAGCCGTGGCGGCCTGCACTGGCACACCGGCGGACGGTTACGTCAGCGGCTTCACCCCGGTTGCTAAAACAAAGCTGAGCACATTCTGCAACGCATGCTACTCaagcggccaaggcggctcATCCGTCACCACCGGCAGTGGCTGCTCCGCCAAGAGCGCGGGATTCACTCTGGCCACATGCCCAGCCGACGGAACCGGCGTCAACGCTGACTCTCCATCCGTAAAAAGTGCCGCTGCACCCTTTACTGGCGCCGCTATCATTCTGAACATCGCTATGGCCGTTTTCGTCACGATGATGTAAGAAATGTAATCATCGATGTATGTAGTCTACGAAGGTAAGTTTACGATTGTACTGGCGGTATTATTGTGTAATGAGTGACATTTGTTTCAAGCAATCGTTGTGTTTCGCTTATTACTCGTCAGAGTCGTCGTATGCCGCCCTCAGCGCGGTGTACCTTCCTCCAATTTTCATGAGCTCGTCGTGTGTGCCCTGCTCCACCAgcttcgcgccctcgccatcTGCGTTCTCCAGGATGCAGATGCGGGTCGCATTGCGGATTGTGCTGAGACGATGTGCGATGACAAAGGTGGTTCTCTTGTCGGCGTTCTCCTCGTTGAGAAGGTTGTCCACGCTCGCCTGCACCAGGCGCTCGGACTCGTTGTCAAGCGCCGAGGTGGcttcgtcgaggaggaggatgcggGGCCTGCCTATGATTGCGCGGGCAATGGCAATCCTCTGCTTCTGCCCGCCACTCACCAggccgccaccgacgccaaCCTCGGAATCGTACCCGTTTGGCATCTTGCTCACAAACTCGTGCGCGTTGGATATCTTGGCAGCCTCAATGACCTCGTCCCTCGTTGCGGGCTCGCCACacttgcccgcggcgatgttgTCGTGCACGGTACCACTGAACAGCGTTGGTTCTTGCTCGACGATACCGATCTGTTGGCGCAACCACATCGGGTCGAGATCGCGgatgtcgacgccgtcaaggGTGATGGAGCCAGCCTCCGGGTCCCTGCCGTCGACCagcacgccgacgaggtcgtcaccggcggtcTTCCCGCTGGCCGCTGACTTTACGCAAGGGTCGTAGAAACGCTCGATGAGCTGCACGGCGGTGGACTTGCCGCTGCCGCTCTGTCCGATGAGTGCGATTGtctcgccgggcgcggcgacgaggtcgaggccgccgagcaccgccgcctcgcgctgcgGATAGGAAAACTTGACGCCCTTGAACTCGATGCGCCCCTTGAATTGTTCCGGGGGGATGATAAGGCCTTGGCCGCTCTtctgcgcctccgcgatggactTGGGGATGGAGCGGCACTCGGCTCCTTTTTCCACTGTTCCGGGGTTGCCGTCCATGAACGGCCTTGTGTCGATGGGCGGCACCCGGTCAATGAGGGAAAAGATTCGGGCCGCGGCCGAGCCAGCCGCGGTTGCGTCACCCGCAAACGCCGCAGCCTGACCAGCACCTGCAGCGCAGAAACCGAGCGCCCACAGCGACTTCATAAAGTCGTAGAAATCGAGCTCGCCTTTCGCAATTAGCTCGGCACCCCACCAAAAGGCAAAAGCGTAGAAGAGCATCGTCAGGCTCTGCGCGAGGCCAAACGCCAGCGCCACAGTCAGAGCCTTGTTCCTCTCCTCCTTATGCGGCGCCTTTAGCATGGAGTCATAGATGTCATACATTCGTCCTTCCATACCGAAAGCCTTGACCTCCCTGATCATCGTCGCAGTCTCCGAGATGTGTCCCGCGGTTCTGCTCAAAGACTCACTCACGACTGCCTCCCCGGTGGCGATGTTCTGCATGTTTATCATCTCGCCAATGCTCAAGATGGGGACAGCGGCCAAGAGCACGAGGCCGTATTTCCAGCTGGCCTCCATTGCGACCGCGAGACCGAAGCAGAGAGAGCCGAATGTTTGGAGTGCGGAGCCCAAACCCTGACCCGTTGCAGCTCTGACAGTTGACGTGTCGGTGCGAAGGTTGGATGTGAGCGCACCGACTGAATTATCGGGATCGTCGAAGAATGCCACATCTTGACGCAGGATCGCTCTGAAAAGGTGAACTCTTAGCCGAGTGGTGAGCTTCTCGCCAATGACTGCGAACACGCCGCCCTGTATACCTGTAAGGCACCACGAGATGACCGCAATTGCAAAGAAAATTCCACCAAGCATGTAGGCCGTGTCCATTATGTAGTCAGTGTCGTGGGAGTAGAACAGCGCTAGCATCTCCGCAAAGACAAACGCAATGGAAGGGAAGACACACCCGTTTGCGAGGGCAATGAAGCCGCCAAAGGCAAGAACTGGGTACTCGGGCTCGCTGTAGGCCCAGATCCTAGCGGCCTTAACCTTTGGCCCCTTTTTTTGCGCACCCTTTGCATCCTTGCTGTCCTTCACCTtgtcctcttcctcctcctcctcctccttcgccttcaGATCAACCTGGGATGCCGATCTGTCCATGCCGGCAAGCGACACGGATGAGGCGGACGGCGTGCCCCTGGAGCCGCCGATACCGACGAGTCCACGGTATCTGCCACCGGGTATCTCCATGAGCTTGTCGTGTGTCCCCTCCTCGAGTACCACCGaaccctccgcggcgccgccgccagcgagACCACCAGCGGCGTCCCGCGAGCCGAGGACGACAATCTTATCGGCACCCCTCACGGTGGTGAGCCTATGCGCGATGACTATGGTCGTTCTTCTGCCGtgggcaccggcgacgagttcGTCGAGCGCAGCCTGGACCAGGCGCTCGTTCTCGGTGTCGAGCGCCGAGGTTGCCTCATCCAGGATGAGGATGGGCGGATTGCGCAgagccgctcgcgcgatggcgacgcgctgctTCTGACCCCCGGAGAGTTTGCTGTTcttgccgccgacgacggtaTCGTAGCCGTCCGGGAACGTTGCGATGAAGTCGtgcgcggaggctgcgcgcgcggcggactcgaTCTCGGCAATTGGAACGTCCGTCGCGTGTTTAACCCCGGCGCGGCCCACCGCGATGTTCATGCGGATGCTGGCGTTAAAGAGAAGCGGCTCCTGCGACACGACGCCGATGGCGGATCGAAGCTCGTTGATGCGAAGCTTGGTgatgtcgacgccgtcgagggtgatGGTGCCCGCGCTCGGGTCGTAGAACCTCTCGAGGAGCCGGGTCACGGTGGACTTACCACACCCGCTCTCGCCCACGAGCGCAACAGTCATCCCCGCCGGGATGTGAAGGTCGATCCCGCGGAACACCGGTCGCGTGGTGTAGGAGAAGTAGACGGCGTTGAACATGATGTCACCGCTGACTGGGGTCTTGAGCGCGAGGCCGGTGGGTGTGCGTGcatccgcgccgtctccgccctTTGGCTTCCTGTCGATGACCTCGTAAAGTtggtgcgccgccgtcctcgccttGATGACCGCCTCGATGGACGAACCGGCCATCCCGAAGGAGAAACCGCCGATGAGCACGGCGAAGAACACCATGATCACGGTCCCGCCGGTCATGCACGGTGAGCTGCCGGCGCTGAGGCCCGTGGACGACAGATCCCCGCTGCGGTACCCGCACCCGCAGTTGGGATTCGCGAGCTTGGTCTCCGTCTCCATGATACTGTAGTCGAGggcgcacgcgcacgccaggagcgcatcgcccgcgtacgcgtcgccggtTTTGGTCTCATAGCACAGCATCGCGGAGATGTTCGCGTGTTGGCCCCAGGTGGCGTCGAACGGGTCCAGCAGtcccgccgggggcgggtaCTTGCTCATGGCCCCGTTCGTGGAGTCAGAGATGAGGTATGCTCCGAACCACAGACCCGCCGCGTACATGATGAACATGACCCCGAACAGACCCCCATTGGCGAACGAGATGTTCCACAGGTTCTTAGTCGCGACccgctccgcgtcgccgaggtgagACTCGTACCTCTCCGCGACTCGGCCTTGGGCGTTGAGAGCCGAGGTGACGCGGCATGCGGTGAGGCTCTCAGTCGCGATGGCGCCTGCCTTTTCATACTCGGGGTTGGCCGCGGTGAGCTTGGTGGTGGCCTTGACGAGGAAATAcagcgcccccgcgagcaTGGGCACCCCCGCCATGATCACAAGCGAGAGTTCCCAGGAAAAGTAGAATCCCACGGCGAggccgcccacgccggtgAACGTCGACTGCACGAGCTCGCCCATCTTTTTCGCGGTTCCGTTCTGAAGGATCTGCACCTTCTCGCTCGTGGCCGCGCTCAGCTCaccagccttggccgcgtcGAAGAACGCGACGTCCTGCGCCATCATGGACTTCAGATATGCCCTGCGCACGttgctcgcgccgcgcgctgcggcCCACCCGACGAGGccgaagcccgcggcgagggaaacGCCGAGCACAAGCGCGACTCCGACCATGAACATAACCGCGTTCTTCGTCGTCTCCTCAATGTTGGACATGGATGCGGTGGAGTCCAGGAGCTCTCCGAAGGCAATGTTGATGCACGGAAAAGCCACGCCGCCAATCATGCAGAAGAGGATCCCCACACCTAGCATGGCTCTATCCGCCGGTTCGTAAAACCTGAAGAGCTTGAGCATGGGCACCATCGGTGCGTTCAGAGCCGCCTTCTCGCCGGCCGCATCTTTGACCTTTACATCCTTAACGTCGATAGTACCACTCGACATGACGCTAGCGAGGGGCGATACCGCGCCTGGACGAGAAAAAGAAGCTCTCGACCCCGCCGTACACGCGCTCTGACGTatgcgacgtcgacggcaacGTTATCAATCTTCGACGCGTTGGCGGTTCCGACGAGTTTGACGAGTTTCTtttgcaaccgaccgatCTCAACATCtttcggaggcggcggcggggcgccaCCCACAACGAGCGAGCGCGTGAGCCCCGACGAGAGTAGGTCGGCGCTTCGTCGCGCGAATTTGACGACATGGCCGAGCTCGAAGGTTTCGAGATTGGCGACCCGGTGGCGGAGCTGTACGAGAGGAACctgacgtcctcgtcggcggagtCGAAGCATGTGAcggcggtgctcgaggcGGTGGCCGACATCCTCAGGCAAGAGGGAATcaagccgtcgccgacggcggtgttcgcggcgtcgctgtcGTCCCTGGAGCGGGCTAACACAGAGGCGAGCCCcgagacgagcgcggcgatgctgaCTGTGCTCGGAGTGGCTCTGGAGCACGCCCCCACGGGCCCGGTGCTTAGCCGATTACCCCACGCGATGCAGGTGCTCCTCGCCAccggtcgcgcggcgcaggagaaGCCCGTGGCGCTCAGGGGCGTGGTTCGGTGCATCGGACAgctggtcgccgcgctcagggACGCTCAGGACCCGGGAACGAACGAGTGGCCGCACTGCGCCAAGGCTTTCGGCGCCATTTCCAACCTGTGCGTCGACTCCAGGCCCAAGGTGCGgaagcaggcggcggcgtccgtcgccgaggcgcttcGCGCGGTGAGGGGAacatccgcggcggggccggcgagccgcgcgttcgcgaacgtcgccgtatccatcgcgcgcgcgccggtgaaGGCTGCTCGTGAG from Micromonas commoda chromosome 11, complete sequence includes these protein-coding regions:
- a CDS encoding hypothetical protein (expressed; conserved uncharacterized protein cupA38); this encodes MASSCAPAATARLAATLPARRRTFARGLATRNDRRGGARPNRPGAARVPLVFATSTDPKAAAESVDGDIIANNAASLDGKLRTLVVGVADERGDELLAHRNRDPGVLFRHQRWVDAYKLPGQYITITDVDSGKQITKPISVSPYHARSTAPNSDVSVIEILLDSGSDDGDENFFAAAQPPARLKVSPVRGGGFENPLFPEYNLKRAIEHGHSIVCIAGGTRGVGPLRSVMNWPDISSHAGTHPVTLFYLHAGDMETAGQSAAYVQEWDNWREAGAKVVPCYGEFFDDGVFQMQAAIAGSANGGGKFETVLGKDPSKVTVLMAGVSGEESKAVLNIFSTLQKVPKEQILIVSEFALKKGK
- a CDS encoding predicted protein, with product MKRSGSRKNDESDDRGAPWDDNIPTHAGPDGDPRSTMSAKERAAHDRGTRRARITLVALVVFCCILKLTRPLYGPYIDRFGVNNDQSMMERFGSHLEERARRNNLDLNPRPWGHKPDKDEDEAKKRRRFEGNRGTQT
- a CDS encoding predicted protein, translated to MSNTSRPLGKTAPFLGVFLTTLIFLASGASAATCPTDGSAYDYSETVTGDTRTITYTACPNHAWKAINPNTAQYDGTQTIRVPAYPKIQNDGVTGVSTTSKRTMDLTAKGGVVGIFFSAAALYSPYGGGKYGQVKGFDNSATNAEDLTVCLGIDSNQRGCHSSQGSNSYHCHSAPTCLLQQLGQAANAHSPQIGWASDGFPLYGPYGKGGVAMKTCTVTGGKFGTDVCTNDDGGYYGELAGVDSYKFRYYIQGPVCSDSCANPIKDLPGADYHPHSPTGFYGCCPSGVTCSLAVAACTGTPADGYVSGFTPVAKTKLSTFCNACYSSGQGGSSVTTGSGCSAKSAGFTLATCPADGTGVNADSPSVKSAAAPFTGAAIILNIAMAVFVTMM
- a CDS encoding ATP-binding cassette superfamily (multidrug (P-glycoprotein homolog) (ABCB/MDR-type)), translated to MVPMLKLFRFYEPADRAMLGVGILFCMIGGVAFPCINIAFGELLDSTASMSNIEETTKNAVMFMVGVALVLGVSLAAGFGLVGWAAARGASNVRRAYLKSMMAQDVAFFDAAKAGELSAATSEKVQILQNGTAKKMGELVQSTFTGVGGLAVGFYFSWELSLVIMAGVPMLAGALYFLVKATTKLTAANPEYEKAGAIATESLTACRVTSALNAQGRVAERYESHLGDAERVATKNLWNISFANGGLFGVMFIMYAAGLWFGAYLISDSTNGAMSNSPCMTGGTVIMVFFAVLIGGFSFGMAGSSIEAVIKARTAAHQLYEVIDRKPKGGDGADARTPTGLALKTPVSGDIMFNAVYFSYTTRPVFRGIDLHIPAGMTVALVGESGCGKSTVTRLLERFYDPSAGTITLDGVDITKLRINELRSAIGVVSQEPLLFNASIRMNIAVGRAGVKHATDVPIAEIESAARAASAHDFIATFPDGYDTVVGGKNSKLSGGQKQRVAIARAALRNPPILILDEATSALDTENERLVQAALDELVAGAHGRRTTIVIAHRLTTVRGADKIVVLGSRDAAGGLAGGGAAEGSVVLEEGTHDKLMEIPGGRYRGLVGIGGSRGTPSASSVSLAGMDRSASQVDLKAKEEEEEEEDKVKDSKDAKGAQKKGPKVKAARIWAYSEPEYPVLAFGGFIALANGCVFPSIAFVFAEMLALFYSHDTDYIMDTAYMLGGIFFAIAVISWCLTGIQGGVFAVIGEKLTTRLRVHLFRAILRQDVAFFDDPDNSVGALTSNLRTDTSTVRAATGQGLGSALQTFGSLCFGLAVAMEASWKYGLVLLAAVPILSIGEMINMQNIATGEAVVSESLSRTAGHISETATMIREVKAFGMEGRMYDIYDSMLKAPHKEERNKALTVALAFGLAQSLTMLFYAFAFWWGAELIAKGELDFYDFMKSLWALGFCAAGAGQAAAFAGDATAAGSAAARIFSLIDRVPPIDTRPGQGLIIPPEQFKGRIEFKGVKFSYPQREAAVLGGLDLVAAPGETIALIGQSGSGKSTAVQLIERFYDPCAGSITLDGVDIRDLDPMWLRQQIGIVEQEPTLFSGTVHDNIAAGKCGEPATRDEVIEAAKISNAHEFVSKMPNGYDSEVGVGGGLVSGGQKQRIAIARAIIGRPRILLLDEATSALDNESERLVQASVDNLLNEENADKRTTFVIAHRLSTIRNATRICILENADGEGAKLVEQGTHDELMKIGGRYTAL